In the genome of Candidatus Thermoplasmatota archaeon, one region contains:
- a CDS encoding anion permease produces the protein FLIIGAGLALGKGLQVSGAAQWMADMIAGATGGMPILLVMLVIALVSIALSNFMSNTATAAILAPVLISVAAAMGVDLKFLVLVCGLSVSLSFITPIGTPPFTLIFSTGMVARRDLARGGLMVTIPAAVVVVLMVFIMVELGFV, from the coding sequence TCTTCCTCATCATAGGCGCCGGACTGGCGCTCGGGAAGGGGCTACAGGTGTCCGGCGCAGCCCAGTGGATGGCCGACATGATTGCGGGCGCGACAGGCGGCATGCCTATCCTGCTTGTGATGCTCGTGATCGCTCTGGTATCCATCGCGCTCTCGAACTTCATGAGCAACACCGCGACCGCCGCGATTCTCGCTCCCGTGCTAATAAGCGTGGCAGCTGCCATGGGCGTGGACCTCAAGTTTCTCGTGCTCGTGTGCGGCCTATCGGTATCGCTTTCGTTCATCACGCCCATAGGCACTCCCCCCTTCACGCTGATATTCTCAACAGGAATGGTAGCCAGGAGGGACCTGGCAAGAGGAGGGCTGATGGTCACGATTCCCGCGGCCGTAGTGGTCGTGCTGATGGTGTTCATCATGGTAGAGCTTGGGTTCGTATGA